One segment of Cottoperca gobio chromosome 24, fCotGob3.1, whole genome shotgun sequence DNA contains the following:
- the LOC115028844 gene encoding low choriolytic enzyme-like, producing the protein MVSLLLMLLLGLCNAQEDHGPDNETSEGHSDEDISTTILRMNNGSTDFLLEGDMIIPTTRNAMKCYSQKYSCLWPKSANGKVEIPFIIKSSYTNNERSTILRAMRDIESKTCIRYIPYTSQRGYLTIEPRFGCATIFGYVGSKQVLSLMKNGCVVHGIVQHELLHVLGFHHEHNRSDRDQYIRINWENIQDHAISNFQKRDTNNLDTRYDYSSVTHYGRTSFGKQSAETITPIPDSSTVIGQRKGLSKTDIVKINRLYKCRR; encoded by the exons ATGGTTTCTCTTCTTCTGATGCTGCTTCTGGGTCTCTGTAACGCTCAAGAA GATCATGGTCCTGATAATG AGACCTCAGAGGGTCATTCTGACGAGGATATATCCACAACTATTTTGAGGATGAACAATG GAAGTACTGATTTTCTGCTGGAAGGAGACATGATAATTCCAACAACCAGGAATGCTATGAAGTGCTATAGTCAAAAATATAGCTGTCTGTGGCCAAAGTCTGCTAACGGGAAAGTGGAAATCCCTTTCATTATAAAATCAAGCTATA CCAACAATGAGAGGAGTACCATTTTACGTGCCATGAGGGACATTGAAAGTAAAACCTGCATCCGCTACATTCCATACACATCTCAGCGGGGCTACTTGACTATTGAACCAAGATTCGG CTGTGCCACTATATTCGGTTATGTTGGAAGCAAGCAGGTGCTGTCACTGATGAAAAACGGCTGCGTAGTTCACGGCATCGTCCAGCACGAACTGCTGCACGTGCTGGGTTTCCACCACGAACACAATCGGAGCGACCGTGACCAGTATATCAGAATCAACTGGGAAAACATCCAAGACC ATGCAATCTCCAACTTCCAAAAGAGGGACACGAATAATCTCGACACTCGGTACGACTACTCCTCTGTAACGCACTATGGAAG AACCAGCTTTGGAAAGCAGTCAGCGGAGACCATAACTCCCATCCCTGACTCCTCTACCGTCATCGGGCAGAGAAAGGGACTGTCCAAAACCGACATTGTCAAGATCAACCGGCTCTACAAGTGCCGAAGATAA